A single Rhodoligotrophos defluvii DNA region contains:
- a CDS encoding rhomboid family intramembrane serine protease: protein MFPYHDSVARRYPPVIVWAVIGMNVLAFLYQISLPPRVLDRFLFEFALVPSRFFGELSLVAPSDWTPFLTNIFLHGGWLHLILNMWTLWIFGPAVEDRLGPSRFTLFYLFCGVAAGLAHALANPHSVVPALGASGAIAGVIGCYARMFPAARLVVIVPILFIPLFFEVRAVIFAMIWFFMQVVPGFLSLGSDPATGGVAWWAHIGGFLAGWLVTPLLRRRADVYRHYYRDEGIYGFLPDGRREGGQGPWT from the coding sequence TTGTTTCCCTACCATGACAGCGTCGCGCGCCGTTACCCGCCCGTCATCGTATGGGCGGTCATCGGCATGAACGTCCTCGCGTTCCTCTATCAGATCAGCCTGCCGCCGCGCGTGCTGGACCGGTTCCTGTTCGAGTTCGCGCTGGTGCCCTCGCGCTTCTTCGGGGAACTAAGCCTCGTCGCCCCGTCCGACTGGACCCCGTTCCTGACCAACATCTTCCTGCACGGGGGCTGGCTGCACCTCATCTTGAACATGTGGACGCTCTGGATCTTCGGCCCCGCCGTCGAAGATCGGCTCGGACCGAGTAGATTCACGCTGTTCTATCTGTTCTGTGGTGTGGCGGCCGGACTGGCTCACGCGCTGGCGAACCCCCACTCAGTCGTTCCCGCGCTTGGCGCATCGGGGGCCATCGCGGGCGTGATCGGTTGCTACGCACGCATGTTTCCGGCGGCTCGGCTGGTGGTGATCGTGCCGATTCTGTTCATTCCCCTCTTCTTCGAAGTGCGCGCGGTCATTTTCGCGATGATCTGGTTCTTCATGCAGGTCGTTCCCGGTTTCCTATCGCTCGGCAGCGATCCGGCCACGGGCGGGGTTGCCTGGTGGGCGCATATCGGCGGGTTTCTCGCCGGTTGGCTTGTAACGCCACTCCTGCGAAGGCGCGCCGACGTCTATCGCCACTATTATCGCGACGAGGGCATCTATGGCTTTCTGCCGGATGGCCGACGGGAAGGAGGACAAGGTCCATGGACATAA
- a CDS encoding SDH family Clp fold serine proteinase, producing MDIMQLFWLFFIISALQPVLQRRYLEAMRARKIASIEKKRASRVILLIHRQETMNLLGFPLMRYIDVNDSEEVLRAIQMTDDEVPLDIVLHTPGGLVLAATQIARAIQGHKGKVTVFVPHYAMSGGTLIALAADEIVMCEHSVLGPVDPQLGQLPAASLLKVVAEKPIAEIDDQTLIMADVGRKAIAQIEAFAKRLLSDKMDENRAAALAAKLATGTWTHDYPISADEARDMGLPVGTDMPKEILELMTLYPQPVRRQGGGVEYLPEPRQREARRAISTR from the coding sequence ATGGACATAATGCAGCTTTTCTGGCTGTTCTTCATCATTTCGGCGCTGCAGCCGGTTCTGCAGCGCAGATATCTTGAGGCGATGCGCGCACGCAAGATCGCCAGTATCGAGAAGAAGCGTGCCAGTCGCGTCATCCTGCTGATCCATAGGCAGGAGACGATGAACCTGCTGGGATTCCCCCTGATGCGCTACATCGACGTCAATGACTCGGAGGAAGTCCTGCGCGCGATCCAGATGACCGACGATGAAGTGCCACTCGACATCGTGCTGCATACACCGGGCGGCCTTGTGCTGGCGGCAACCCAGATCGCTCGGGCCATTCAGGGCCACAAGGGCAAGGTCACCGTGTTCGTGCCGCATTACGCGATGTCGGGCGGCACGTTGATCGCGCTTGCCGCCGACGAGATCGTGATGTGCGAGCATTCCGTGCTGGGACCCGTCGATCCGCAACTTGGCCAGTTGCCTGCTGCCTCGCTCCTCAAGGTCGTCGCCGAGAAGCCCATCGCCGAGATCGACGACCAGACCCTGATCATGGCCGATGTCGGTCGCAAGGCCATTGCGCAGATCGAGGCATTCGCGAAACGTCTGCTGTCCGACAAGATGGACGAGAACCGCGCGGCGGCGCTGGCGGCGAAGCTGGCGACGGGCACCTGGACCCACGACTATCCCATCTCTGCCGATGAGGCCCGCGACATGGGCCTGCCCGTTGGAACGGACATGCCCAAGGAAATACTGGAGCTGATGACGCTCTATCCGCAGCCGGTTCGGCGCCAGGGCGGTGGCGTGGAATACCTGCCCGAGCCGCGGCAGCGAGAGGCGCGCCGCGCCATATCCACGCGCTGA
- the trxC gene encoding thioredoxin TrxC, with product MPTVACLQCNSTNRVPQERLSDNPNCGRCGAPLFQGMPVTLTAGNFDRHANAELPMLVDFWAEWCGPCKMMAPQFEAAARSLEPHVRLGKLDTEAEQQIAGRYGIRGIPTMILFRSGKEIARTSGAMPAAQIAQWARSHV from the coding sequence ATGCCCACGGTCGCTTGCCTGCAGTGCAATTCCACCAACAGGGTGCCGCAAGAGCGCCTGAGCGACAACCCCAATTGCGGACGCTGCGGCGCGCCTCTCTTTCAAGGCATGCCCGTCACGCTCACCGCGGGTAATTTTGACCGCCATGCGAATGCCGAACTGCCAATGCTGGTCGATTTCTGGGCCGAGTGGTGCGGGCCATGCAAGATGATGGCGCCCCAGTTCGAGGCGGCGGCGCGCTCGCTCGAACCCCATGTCCGCCTGGGCAAGCTCGACACCGAGGCCGAACAGCAGATTGCCGGCCGCTACGGGATCCGCGGCATTCCCACCATGATCCTGTTCAGGAGCGGCAAGGAAATCGCGAGGACGAGCGGTGCAATGCCTGCCGCGCAGATAGCGCAGTGGGCGCGCTCGCATGTCTAG
- a CDS encoding cation:proton antiporter has product MHGVTGFVESAALLVFAAFVLVTICSRIGVPSIVGYILAGIVIGPAGLGLIAENAALSSIGEIGVVLLLFALGLEFSFEKLVRLRMHVFGLGAVQVAVTTITVSLIASLIFDLAPVPAILIGGAVAMSSTAMCLKVLASANALGSAQGRLAIAVLLFQDLAAVAFLLLHDSMSGAAEGYGVITVVASATALVAALFIARGPLQLLARWVASRGDPELAQLLALTIALGRVDKRDSPGAVIVIQAGICNGDQRGTKPDVERRVGVL; this is encoded by the coding sequence ATGCATGGCGTGACCGGATTTGTCGAGAGTGCGGCCTTGTTGGTCTTTGCCGCGTTCGTGCTCGTGACGATATGTTCACGGATTGGCGTGCCCAGCATTGTCGGTTACATTCTTGCCGGTATAGTCATTGGACCCGCCGGCCTCGGCCTGATTGCCGAAAACGCTGCCCTTAGCAGCATTGGCGAGATCGGAGTGGTGCTGCTGCTGTTCGCGCTTGGCCTGGAATTCTCGTTCGAGAAGCTCGTAAGGCTCAGGATGCATGTCTTCGGTCTTGGAGCCGTGCAGGTTGCAGTCACGACGATAACGGTGTCGTTGATAGCGAGTCTGATCTTCGATCTCGCGCCCGTCCCCGCAATCCTCATCGGCGGGGCCGTTGCCATGTCATCCACGGCCATGTGCCTCAAGGTGCTCGCAAGCGCGAACGCTCTGGGATCGGCCCAAGGACGCCTGGCCATTGCGGTGCTTCTGTTTCAAGACTTGGCAGCTGTCGCATTCCTGCTTCTGCACGATTCGATGAGTGGAGCCGCCGAAGGGTATGGCGTGATAACGGTCGTCGCCAGTGCAACGGCATTGGTTGCAGCTCTGTTCATTGCCCGTGGCCCGTTGCAGTTGCTGGCCCGTTGGGTAGCGTCGCGTGGCGATCCGGAACTTGCCCAGCTTCTCGCGCTCACCATTGCGCTAGGGCGTGTTGACAAAAGGGATTCACCGGGCGCGGTGATCGTGATTCAAGCTGGTATCTGCAATGGAGACCAGCGTGGCACGAAACCTGATGTCGAACGACGAGTGGGCGTTCTTTGA
- a CDS encoding helix-turn-helix domain-containing protein, translating into MMSAEFNQDLLRIARQARGWSQTELSKRSGVSQANLSKLENGLIGPTDDVLTNVSAALRFPIDFFFQNDRVIGLPMSVQYRKRASVGQKAIERLEAELNIRILHIRRLLDAAELEPELSLPRLDVDEYGGDPERIADLIRRTWLVPSGPIRDLVAWVERAGCIVVHCDFAALKVDGFTVQIPDMPPCIFLNRNMPADRQRFSLAHELGHVVMHQVPSPQMENEANDFASALLMPARDIRPHLSGRRLSIQQLAALKPVWRVSMAALLYRANAIGAITENQSQYLWRQMSAMGYRRAEPPELDLRVEMPTVLPEIVRLHLEDLGYGLSDLAEALRSSEEDVRALHPLPSSSPHLRLVK; encoded by the coding sequence ATGATGTCAGCCGAATTCAATCAGGATCTGCTGCGAATAGCGCGGCAGGCGCGAGGATGGAGTCAAACCGAACTGTCCAAGCGCTCGGGGGTTTCTCAGGCCAATCTATCAAAGCTCGAGAACGGACTGATCGGTCCGACTGATGATGTGCTGACCAACGTCAGTGCAGCTCTGCGCTTCCCTATAGATTTCTTCTTTCAGAACGACAGGGTTATCGGTTTGCCGATGAGCGTCCAATACAGGAAACGCGCGAGCGTCGGACAGAAAGCAATCGAGCGTCTTGAAGCCGAACTGAACATCAGGATTTTGCACATTCGCCGGCTACTCGATGCTGCCGAACTTGAACCTGAGCTTTCGCTTCCCCGCCTCGATGTTGACGAATACGGCGGCGACCCGGAACGAATTGCCGATCTAATAAGGCGAACGTGGCTCGTACCATCTGGACCGATCCGCGATCTGGTGGCGTGGGTGGAGCGAGCAGGATGCATCGTCGTCCATTGTGACTTTGCCGCCCTCAAGGTTGATGGTTTTACCGTTCAGATACCAGACATGCCGCCATGCATTTTCCTGAACCGGAATATGCCTGCGGATCGCCAGCGGTTCAGTTTGGCACACGAACTCGGCCATGTTGTGATGCATCAGGTCCCATCTCCGCAAATGGAGAACGAGGCCAACGATTTTGCGTCAGCGCTGCTTATGCCCGCGCGCGATATTCGCCCCCACCTCTCTGGTCGACGTCTCTCGATACAGCAACTCGCTGCGCTGAAACCGGTTTGGCGCGTGTCCATGGCAGCACTGCTCTACCGGGCAAATGCAATTGGAGCCATTACCGAGAACCAGAGCCAGTACCTGTGGCGGCAGATGAGCGCGATGGGTTATCGCCGCGCCGAGCCGCCTGAACTCGACCTCAGGGTTGAGATGCCGACGGTATTGCCGGAGATCGTGCGACTACATCTCGAAGATCTTGGATATGGTTTATCCGACCTCGCCGAGGCGCTTCGTTCGAGTGAAGAAGATGTGCGGGCATTGCATCCGCTACCATCAAGCTCTCCACACCTTCGCCTTGTGAAATAG